The following coding sequences lie in one Posidoniimonas polymericola genomic window:
- a CDS encoding serine/threonine-protein kinase, with protein sequence MAAANEMVGEYRLFYLIRAGATFEIWAVRHRSETEAYAIKFLKKGSKYSRTTVAELKHEFNVGKALDHPSVIETHDFGVAKEGAWLRMELFKELSIKQQLVACKQTPALKTKLTYRMKEILTKCAAGIAHMHEKGWVHRDIKPDNFLLSDATDVRLIDFTIAAKPTGGLGKLLGGKTKIQGTYSYMSPDQIRGNGVDPRDDVYSFGCMVHELMCGALPFTANSPNELMQKHIKSRPPSLVVADKNINPDFAAYVQRMLAKDRKERPESMKEVMMKIKADRIFYQTPDPPAEGAEDAAPEEDEG encoded by the coding sequence GTGGCTGCAGCGAACGAGATGGTCGGCGAGTACCGCCTGTTCTACTTGATCAGGGCGGGCGCCACGTTCGAGATCTGGGCGGTGCGTCACCGCTCGGAAACCGAGGCCTACGCCATCAAGTTTCTCAAGAAGGGCTCGAAGTACAGCCGCACGACGGTCGCGGAGTTGAAGCACGAGTTCAACGTCGGCAAGGCGCTCGACCACCCGTCCGTTATCGAGACCCACGACTTCGGCGTGGCGAAGGAGGGCGCGTGGCTGCGGATGGAGCTGTTCAAAGAGCTCAGCATCAAGCAGCAACTGGTCGCCTGCAAACAGACGCCCGCCCTCAAGACCAAGCTCACCTACCGGATGAAAGAGATCCTCACCAAGTGCGCGGCGGGCATCGCCCACATGCACGAGAAGGGGTGGGTGCACCGCGACATCAAGCCAGACAACTTCTTGCTGAGCGACGCGACCGACGTGCGGTTGATCGACTTCACGATCGCGGCCAAGCCGACCGGCGGGCTCGGCAAGCTGCTCGGCGGCAAGACCAAGATCCAGGGCACCTACAGCTACATGTCGCCCGACCAGATCCGCGGCAACGGCGTCGACCCGCGTGACGACGTCTACAGCTTCGGCTGCATGGTGCACGAACTGATGTGCGGCGCGCTGCCGTTCACGGCCAACAGCCCCAACGAGCTGATGCAGAAGCACATCAAGAGCCGCCCGCCGTCGCTGGTCGTGGCGGACAAGAACATCAACCCCGACTTCGCCGCCTACGTGCAGCGGATGCTCGCCAAGGACCGCAAGGAGCGGCCGGAGAGCATGAAAGAGGTGATGATGAAGATCAAGGCCGACCGCATCTTCTACCAGACGCCCGACCCGCCGGCCGAGGGCGCCGAGGACGCCGCGCCGGAAGAGGACGAGGGCTAG